ATCGCGGCATCGAATGCCTGGAAGGCCAGCCGGAATCTTTCTCTCGCGACGGGATCCTTGACGTGTGTAACGCCTTTCTCATGCAGCGCCTTCACACTGTCAGAGATCTCGCGCATATACTTCACGACGATTTCTCGGTTGCTACCGTCGATCGTTGCGAACGCGGAGATCTTCGCCGTCGCCTCATCGTTGACGTAGGTCGCATCGTTGATGCCCTTGGCGAATGCCGTCGCTTCGTCTTTGCCCAGGAGCTTCGAGTCGTACAGCTTTTCGGCGACGTCCTGGAGCGTAGACAACCCGGCGGCGAACCCCGCCGTCGCTCGCAGCGCCTTGTGCTGTTCGGTCTCGACTTCCGGGGCGGGTGCAGTTGCAACATCGGCACGTTTCGCGCATCCGGTCATGCCGAGAAGCGAACCCGCGCCCATAAGCCCAAATGCGAGCACTGCCGACATCAGCAGCGCGATTCCAAATCTTCGACTTGCTGAAACCATTTACTTGCTCCTTCCTGCCGCGTCGAAACGCGCAATGTCCCAGTTCTTGATTCGGCCGATCAGCATCGACGCGTAGTTCGGATCGGTCGCATAACCGCAGAGCTGCAACTGCAGCGCAAACTTGTACGGATCGCTGACCGCCTTCATGGCCGGCTGGTAGCGCTCTTCGGACGAGAGCAGTTCGGCATGGCGGTCAAAGCACTCCTGGATGGATTGGAATTTCCGGAAGGGCTCGCGCTCGATGGTGTACTTCTTCAGCTTCCGGTTCCACTCGCGCGTGTTGTGCTCGCAGTAGGGCTCGATGGGAATGCCATTGCGACGGCGAGCCTTGATGCCGAAAAAGTTGTTGTCCTCGGTTGCCAGCGGCGAATGTCCCCAGTTGCCCTGGCTATCGGAACTCTCGATCGTAGCTTGCGCGATGATGACGCTCGCGGGAATGCCGGTCTCCCTCATCGTCTTGATGGCGTAAGGTGCGAGCTTCTCGATGAACTGCAATCTCTCGGCGCGAGTCATGGGCTCTTTTCGGATCGGACGCCTGGCGTCTCCCAAACCAGGCGTCCGATCGGCTCTGGCTATCTCCGCGACCTCCTTTCCTCACCGAATAGGTTGGGGATTGAAGCTTCGCGAGAGTGCTCTCTCGTAGGCTTGAATGTACGTTTGTCACTGCTGAACTGGTGCGGAGTTTGCGGACTTTGCGGAGTTTTATCCGCTAGTTGGTTTTAGCGTTTCCATTGCAGCTGGTGTCGTCATTCCACCAGCAGGATCCACCGCCCTTGCCGGATCGACCGTAGGAGTTGAAAGCCCAGACCCGGAACGAGTAGTAGGTGTTTGTCGTGAGGCCCGATTTCACGTAGGAGGTGGTATTGGCCGGCAATCTAGCCTGAATATTCCATGCGCCGTTGTAATAGCAGTTGATGCTCTTGCCTTGGCACATCTCCACCACGTACCCGGACTCATTCACGGCGTTGTCGCGCCAATGAAGGGTGAGCTGTGTGCTGCTGTCGATGGTTACCGATAGATCATCGGGAGGCTGCGGCGTACGAACGTCAGGGTCGGGAATGCGGCCATCCGCGATGATGATGTCGTCATAGTGCATCTCCACTTGTGGGTGCACCTGAGTGGGGTCTTTCTGGTAACAGTAGGGCGTCACGCCAATTTTGCCCCACGGAAGCGTGCCGATACTTACATAATCGTAATCGGTGTAGTTGATTACCGTTGTCGCAGGCTCGTTATTGTTCGCGACCCACAACGTGAACGTGCCGTTCTTTCGGTAGGTGCCATCGTTCGCATAGGCGGGATTGCTCCCCTTCACGCAGAACTGGGCCGTCTGCCACTGGTTGTCTGCGATCTTGATGCAGCGCCTCGCAGGATAGCCAGACGATGAGCCGGAGCTGTCGCACCCGGTAGCATTCTGCATCGTGTAAGACGACGTGCCAGGAATCGCTCGTTCCCCGAGTGCCTCGTAGGTTCCACTCGTATACGGAGGCGTGACAGCCTTCACCCCACAGGAGTGGTATGCCTGCCAGATGAACTTGTTGTTCGTGTTCTGGAGGACAACCTCCGGATCCGAACAATTACCCTCCACTGTGGTTCCGTGATCCCCAGCCTCAAGCTGGAATATCTTGTCCCCGCCGCACCCGGTGAACACAGTGTGGTCGCTCCGCTTGTAGCGGAACTGGATGCATCGCTCCTGTCCCTGCCCGAAGTTCTGTGCCTCGTGATTTGGAGTGTCCGCGAAGCTTGCCTCGAACCAACCGGGATTCTCCGTGCTCTGCGATGGGAAGCTGAAGAACATCGACCCGGTTCCCGATACCTTGGTTGTCGTGTCGATTCCTTCGCGCAGATACCCTTGCGCGTTCGGGTTAAAGTGCGCCGGCTGTCCTGGCCATGCCGAACCAGTAAACTGGTAATCGCTTGCCGCGTCGAGCGCAAATACCCTGATCACGGACTTCCCGGCAGCCATGCCCGTCCCCGCCGATCGCGACGCGAACGTACTTGCGGGCCGGTACGGACATCCTCCTTCCTTGCGGCACAACACCTTTGTGTTCTGCGCTGGGTCGTTGACCAGTACAAACGCGCCGGGATATGACGGCAGCGCTCTCCAGCGACCGTAGGTTCCGTTGGAGTAGTTGCTTCCGGCGTGTGCCGCGTTTGCCGGAGCAGATCCACCTAGGTCGAGGCCAACACATCCATTGGTGAACGGGTTGTAGTCGTACACCCGGCCGCCGAAATTGGGCCATATCAAGATGTGCTCATCCTCTGGATCGAGTTCAGCGCCAAGGCCTTCATACATGAACGTGCCTTGCACGCTGGCCGTGGTCAACAGATCGCAGTTCAATCCCGCGGTGAAAGTTCCGGTGATGTCACTGGCAACATTGGTCGCAATGTCGTAGCTGTACACCTTACGAGTGTTCAGTATCCGGGCGAAGGAGATGATCTTCTGTGTCGACGGCACGAGGACACCGGGCATCGTCGTGTCGATAGCCAGGTCCGCTTTGCGCCTGTAGGTGTTGGTGCAGACGTCCCACGTCCCATATCTCGCACCCGCGTGCATATAGATCAGGCCATCAGCCGGATTGAAGACGACGAACCCTTTCCAGTCCCCGTTGCCATCGTTCGCCACCGAACCATCCGGATACGACGCAAGCCTGTCGAGGCGCTGCCACGTATCCACCCAGCCCGGAGTCGTGAAGTGATACAGCCATGCATCGGGTCTTCCGCTAGGACCGTCCCATGATGTATAGCCACCGAACTCAAACATCGCATCGCCTGTAAATCCCTCGTTAAAGCTTCCGACAGGACAAGAGAGCGAGTTCGGTGGAATGTAGGTCCGGTAATTGTAGAGGTGCTTCGAGTCGGGAGCGCAATTGCGGCCCGTCGAATCCTCCTGGCATTCGAGACAGGTGTTGAATCCGGGATTCATCGTCGTGTTTATTACCGGAGGCAGTGACGCAGGGCCGAACCCACTGACGTCCTGCCTGCCAGAAGTCGTCCCATTCCAACTGCCATACTCACACCCGGTAACGCCAGCTTCAATCGTGCCATCATCGTGGCCTGGGGTCGTCGGACTGTTGTAGCGGGTTAACGACGGGCTTACGCCGGCAGTGGCCTTGTACAGCTCGTTGCCTCCGTAAGCCGTGTGACCGCCTCCATTGAACAGCAGCGCCTCATCAACGAGACGCAGGATGCCAGATCC
The sequence above is a segment of the Terriglobales bacterium genome. Coding sequences within it:
- a CDS encoding fibronectin type III domain-containing protein; the encoded protein is MGAVQLMRLSFLLAVIVVTTVPCLGQFVGSGSLAGGFQVEGSSAPAGPPPSTFSQGWTDLGINTRFDRNGYEICPPTAGLNIAYTEGCKAAINDWGSGILRLVDEALLFNGGGHTAYGGNELYKATAGVSPSLTRYNSPTTPGHDDGTIEAGVTGCEYGSWNGTTSGRQDVSGFGPASLPPVINTTMNPGFNTCLECQEDSTGRNCAPDSKHLYNYRTYIPPNSLSCPVGSFNEGFTGDAMFEFGGYTSWDGPSGRPDAWLYHFTTPGWVDTWQRLDRLASYPDGSVANDGNGDWKGFVVFNPADGLIYMHAGARYGTWDVCTNTYRRKADLAIDTTMPGVLVPSTQKIISFARILNTRKVYSYDIATNVASDITGTFTAGLNCDLLTTASVQGTFMYEGLGAELDPEDEHILIWPNFGGRVYDYNPFTNGCVGLDLGGSAPANAAHAGSNYSNGTYGRWRALPSYPGAFVLVNDPAQNTKVLCRKEGGCPYRPASTFASRSAGTGMAAGKSVIRVFALDAASDYQFTGSAWPGQPAHFNPNAQGYLREGIDTTTKVSGTGSMFFSFPSQSTENPGWFEASFADTPNHEAQNFGQGQERCIQFRYKRSDHTVFTGCGGDKIFQLEAGDHGTTVEGNCSDPEVVLQNTNNKFIWQAYHSCGVKAVTPPYTSGTYEALGERAIPGTSSYTMQNATGCDSSGSSSGYPARRCIKIADNQWQTAQFCVKGSNPAYANDGTYRKNGTFTLWVANNNEPATTVINYTDYDYVSIGTLPWGKIGVTPYCYQKDPTQVHPQVEMHYDDIIIADGRIPDPDVRTPQPPDDLSVTIDSSTQLTLHWRDNAVNESGYVVEMCQGKSINCYYNGAWNIQARLPANTTSYVKSGLTTNTYYSFRVWAFNSYGRSGKGGGSCWWNDDTSCNGNAKTN
- a CDS encoding glucosaminidase domain-containing protein, with the translated sequence MTRAERLQFIEKLAPYAIKTMRETGIPASVIIAQATIESSDSQGNWGHSPLATEDNNFFGIKARRRNGIPIEPYCEHNTREWNRKLKKYTIEREPFRKFQSIQECFDRHAELLSSEERYQPAMKAVSDPYKFALQLQLCGYATDPNYASMLIGRIKNWDIARFDAAGRSK